The genomic DNA TCAACGACGTGGACGCATGTACCGTCACAGCCCCTGATGCGATCGCCGCTTTCGCGGTACCGAACCCCAACGGAACCTCGCAGTATCCGTCGGTTTTTTCGGGTCCGGCCGCTCAACGAGTTGCCTCGCCTCGCGGATCACTCAGTCTACTTTGGACTGGCGACCGATGATTGACGCCAACCCTTTCGACCGTCGACGCGCGGAATACTATATCGGGAACAACAAATGTCAACGCTCATCTTCGGTGCAGTGCCACGTTTCTCGGCCATCGAGAGCAGGATTGTAATCTGCACAAAAACCGGGAGTTTACGACAGCCCCGAGATCCGGTTCTCATTATCCACAGTTTTTTCCACAAATCGGGACAGAACTGCCGGTTTTCAACAGGTGCACCAAACGAATGTCTTGACCGGGAAAACCTGGAGGGTTCATTGTGTCTCAAACAGGGCAGGGATGTCTAAACTGGTAGCCTACGTCGACGGCGGTTCGCACGGGAATCCGGGGCCGGCAGGTATTGGCATCGTACTGGAGACTCCCGGAGGCGAAATCATCAAGATCTCCAAATGGATCGGCCACCAGGATAATAATGTTGCGGAGTATGCCGCGGTGCTGGAGGCGCTGCAACTGGCAGTGGCTCGAAAGGCCAAGCGGCTCCAAGTTTACTGTGATTCGGAAGTGGTTGTGAGGCAAATGACCGGCGAATATGCCTGCCGCAGCCCGCGCCTTTATTCCCTGAACTGGACCTGCCGCAAACTGGCTCGCGCGCTGGAGTTCACCATCAGCCACATTCCGCGCGAATTGAATTTTGAAGCCAACCACCTGGCCAATGCCGCGGTGCGCTGTCGCGGCGAGGCTTTCAGCTTCGTTTAATTATCAACGCTGCGCTTGCGTGGAGCGCATTCCCGCCATCACCATCGCATAATCGAGAGTCGGCAGGTGCAGGTTCGCGAGGTCCTTTCGCGAAATGGCGGCCATCTGCGTGTTGCCTGTCTGTTCGTATGCGGTGACCAGCAGCGACATGGACAAGGCGTTCTTCAAGTCTTCGCGCAAGTGCGGGATTGCTTCGGCGGGTTGGTGCTCAACCATCAGCTTCGCCCCGATTGCAGCATGGTAGGAACGTTGCACGATTTCGCTGGGATTGGATTCGGCCAGGCTCTGCAGTTGCTGAAGAGCGTTGTTGGCTTCCGCCTGCTTGTCAGCGCCCAGGGCGCACACCACGCGCGATCGCAGGATTCGCGACATCTCCTCCTCGCGATCCGACTTGGAAACCGAAGCATGTTCATTCAGCACCGCGACAGCTTGATCCAAGTGCTTCAAAGCGACTGCGCTGTCCAGCTGATACATGGCCATCATGCGATGTGCCTGAGCTTCGGTCATGCCGAGATCATGCGCATGCGCCCATTTCGCGGCCCCGTCAAAGGCCTTGTCGGCGGCAGCGTAGTTTTTTTCCCACACGTAGGTGGCCGGATATTGCAGCCGGCACATAATCTTATCTTCCGACATCTCCGCCTGCTCATTACAGCGCAGGTATTCGGCTCGGGCGCGCTCCTCGTCGCCCTTAAGCGCGTAGGTGTCGGCTAATCCCATGATGGAGAATCCCGGCGCCATTTTCAGCGCCGCCCGGTAGTGCTCGATGGCCTGGTCGTACTTGCCCGAGATGCGGAGGATTTCCGCATACGAGTCCTGCGCGTTCGGCTCGTGGGAAAGCACCTGCGCATAACGCTGCATTAACTCGATGGCGTCGTCGAATTCGCCCATCTGCGCGTGCGCGTAGGCCGCCGAGTTCAGCGCGGGCGGGTAGTTGGGATCCACTTGCAGCGCGCGGTCCAGCAGCGCGTCGGCGCGATCGTAGCTGTACCGTACCATCAGCCAGTTGCCCGCAAGCGAAAGCATCTGCTTGTCCCGGGGATACAGTTCCAGCAGATCGTTCATCGCGGCAATGCCGGAGACGAAATTACCCTCGCGGACGCCGGTGATCCAGCGCACGAAGAGTCGTTCGCCCCGGGAATCCTTTTGTACGGCGACATTGGCGCGCTCGAGCGCCAGCTTAGCTTCTTTCGGATCCTGCGAACGGAAGGCAATCATCAGGTTTGCCAGCGCGAAATTCGGATCCAGTTTCACCGCCGCGCGCCATTGGTCCAGGGCTCGGTCCAGGTGAAAATTCATGGAGTCGGTCATCGCCTGCTGATACAGGACGCGGGCCTTGGGCGAGCGAGTGCTGACTGGCAGCATGGAGATGGGGCCTGTCTGCCTCGGTGCAGTCGCATGCGCATGATGATACGTTGGCGTGCTTTGCGCCGCCGCTGCGATCGAAAGCAGCAGTACCATTCCGACTATGGATGAACGTGGCATCGGCTGTGATGTAACGCGATTTTTTCACGAATGCAACCAATTGCCATGCGAATCGACGCCCGTGTACCTGCGTAGTTACTTCGAACCGATTGCCTTTCACAGCGGTTGTGAGCTTAAATCGCGGCGGAGGTCTCTTTATCCCGCCGCGGACGTTCACTTTTCGTGGGTTTGCGCTTGGACTGGCACTGCTGTGCGCGTCCGTTGTTTGTGCCGCGCGTGATCTCGCGGTCGTCGTCAACAAGTCCAATTCAGTCCGGGCGCTGACTTTGGCCGAGCTAGGCAAGATGGCGAATGCAACGCTGCCTGCCTGGCCGGGCGGGGCCAGGGTCACGATCGTTCTTCGCGACCCATCAATACCCGCGATGAAGGTCGCAATGGAGAAATTCTTCGGCATTTCGGAAGACAAGATCAAAGCTGTAATCGCAGCGAATCCCAGCTACTTTGTAATCGTGAAGTCCGACTCTGAGGTCATCCGCATGGTGGAAAGCCTGTCGGGCGCGGCCGGCCTGATTGACATTTATTCCATCACCAGCGGCGTAGTCGTGCTCAAGATCAACGGCAAGCTGCCGCTGGAACCGAACTACGCGTTGCATGGGAATTAGATTGAGTAAACTGGTCTCGTCTCACCGCTACAAAAGACTCCCATCGACAGCGATAACCGCAAACTGACAACCGACAACGTATAATTACAACGTGCCGAAGTACTCCATCGTCATTCCTCTGCACAATGAGCAGGAGAACGTCACCGAACTCTATGACCGCCTGAAAGCGGTAATGGAGGCCCAGCCGGACCCTTTTGAACTGATCTTAGTGGATGACGGCAGCGCCGACCGCACCTTCCACCTGTTGCGCGAAATTGTCGCCGTCGATAGCCGCGTGGTGGTGGTGAAACTGCGCCGCAATTTTGGTCAGACCCCCGCGCTCGCCGCCGGTTTCGACCATGCCAGCGGCGAATACGTCATCGCCATGGACGGTGACCTGCAACACGATCCCGGCGACATTCCTTCCTTCCTGGAAAAACTGGCCGAGGGCTATGACATTGTCAGCGGCTGGCGCAAGCAGCGCATAGACAATCTCTGGTTGCGGCGCATTCCGTCACGCTGCGCCAACTGGCTGATGGCGAAACTGAGCGGCGTCGATATCCACGATTTCGGCACTACCTTCAAGGCGTACCGGCGCGATCTGCTGTCGCAGGTCCCCTTGTACGGTGAACTGCATCGCTTTATCCCGGCGCTTGCTTCCTGGCATGGAGCTACGATCTGTGAGATTCCGATCAAGAACACGATGCGCGAGCGGGGAGAATCACATTACGGTCTGGGCCGAACCCTTCGCGTTTTTTTCGACCTGATTACCATCCGCTTCCTGCTGCGCTATCTGTCACGCCCGCTGCATTTTTTTGGCACCATCGGGATGTTGAGTAACCTTGCCGGACTTGGGATCGCCGTCTTCCTGATGCTGAAGAAACTGCTGACCGGCGGGTCGATCATGGCCCAGCATGGCCCGCTGATGATCTTCGCTGCGGTGCTGATCATTGCCGGAGTGCAGATGCTGGCGCTGGGCCTGCTCGGCGAGTTGCAGGTTCACCATCATTACGGCTCGCGCGCGACGCCGTACTCGGTAGATCGCGTGTTCCGAGCTACCGACCAATCGGCTGTCACGGAGTAGCGAGAGGCGTGGCTGACGTGCCCTCGCGTGTGGGCTGAAGAATCGCCAACAGCTCAGCCAGTGGAACGGCGCGGGAATTGGGCGGCGTCACAGCTAGCCCTTGAGGGTGGCAAAATCAGTCGTATAATTCTGCGGTTAGCCCAGGGTTCCCAGGCTTTTTCCTGCTCAATCCGCAACCCTGCCGATAAAGCAGTCATGGGTGTACTGTCAAAGAAACTTCGCTCCGGCGTCGTCGAACTCGCCACGGATACGGGCCCGTTGTATGCCAGCCCGACACTGCGCCAACGCGTGTACCTGCTGTGGATATTCCGACATTTTCACCGGTTGTCGCACCAGGTGCTGAACCAGCGTCAGCGCGAAGTAGTCGATAAGTTGTGCCGCGCATCCACTCTCCGCCGCTACGCTTCCGCTCCAATTATCGGCGTGGTG from Terriglobales bacterium includes the following:
- a CDS encoding tetratricopeptide repeat protein, which codes for MLPVSTRSPKARVLYQQAMTDSMNFHLDRALDQWRAAVKLDPNFALANLMIAFRSQDPKEAKLALERANVAVQKDSRGERLFVRWITGVREGNFVSGIAAMNDLLELYPRDKQMLSLAGNWLMVRYSYDRADALLDRALQVDPNYPPALNSAAYAHAQMGEFDDAIELMQRYAQVLSHEPNAQDSYAEILRISGKYDQAIEHYRAALKMAPGFSIMGLADTYALKGDEERARAEYLRCNEQAEMSEDKIMCRLQYPATYVWEKNYAAADKAFDGAAKWAHAHDLGMTEAQAHRMMAMYQLDSAVALKHLDQAVAVLNEHASVSKSDREEEMSRILRSRVVCALGADKQAEANNALQQLQSLAESNPSEIVQRSYHAAIGAKLMVEHQPAEAIPHLREDLKNALSMSLLVTAYEQTGNTQMAAISRKDLANLHLPTLDYAMVMAGMRSTQAQR
- a CDS encoding glycosyltransferase family 2 protein, whose product is MPKYSIVIPLHNEQENVTELYDRLKAVMEAQPDPFELILVDDGSADRTFHLLREIVAVDSRVVVVKLRRNFGQTPALAAGFDHASGEYVIAMDGDLQHDPGDIPSFLEKLAEGYDIVSGWRKQRIDNLWLRRIPSRCANWLMAKLSGVDIHDFGTTFKAYRRDLLSQVPLYGELHRFIPALASWHGATICEIPIKNTMRERGESHYGLGRTLRVFFDLITIRFLLRYLSRPLHFFGTIGMLSNLAGLGIAVFLMLKKLLTGGSIMAQHGPLMIFAAVLIIAGVQMLALGLLGELQVHHHYGSRATPYSVDRVFRATDQSAVTE
- a CDS encoding ribonuclease HI family protein, producing MSKLVAYVDGGSHGNPGPAGIGIVLETPGGEIIKISKWIGHQDNNVAEYAAVLEALQLAVARKAKRLQVYCDSEVVVRQMTGEYACRSPRLYSLNWTCRKLARALEFTISHIPRELNFEANHLANAAVRCRGEAFSFV